From Halotia branconii CENA392, the proteins below share one genomic window:
- a CDS encoding glycine betaine ABC transporter substrate-binding protein produces the protein MKRFLVLCLLAFTLIVAIASCNFNSNSSKGDIVVASKDFTEQDILGEFLAQQIEATTNLKVTRRPRLGGSFICHNAIIAGKIDAYIEYTGTSFTGILKQKVINDPNLLYQKLKQIYAQKFNIEVMPSLGFENTFAMIIRGEDAKKYNIQTLSEVAKYTPQWRGGFSYEFIERKDGFPGLAKTYNLDFAQSPQIMDLGLIYRALIQKQVDMIAGSSTDGQISRLDLVVLKDDKQYFPPYEAVPLVRQATLKKYPQLKTAIAQIAGKISADEMQHLNYLVEGEFRKIEDVVREFRKIKNL, from the coding sequence ATGAAAAGATTTTTGGTACTTTGTTTGTTAGCTTTTACCTTGATAGTAGCGATCGCTAGTTGTAATTTCAATTCAAATAGTAGCAAAGGTGATATTGTTGTTGCTTCTAAAGATTTTACCGAACAAGATATTTTAGGCGAATTTTTAGCCCAGCAAATTGAAGCTACCACTAATTTAAAAGTAACTCGTCGTCCTCGCTTGGGTGGCTCTTTTATTTGTCACAACGCCATCATTGCTGGCAAAATTGACGCTTATATTGAATATACAGGCACATCATTTACTGGGATTTTAAAACAAAAAGTCATCAATGACCCAAATCTACTTTATCAAAAATTGAAGCAAATATACGCTCAAAAATTCAATATAGAAGTCATGCCCAGCTTGGGTTTTGAAAATACATTTGCAATGATTATTCGAGGTGAAGATGCTAAAAAGTATAATATTCAAACTCTTTCAGAAGTTGCTAAATACACACCTCAATGGCGTGGTGGTTTCAGTTATGAGTTTATAGAACGCAAAGATGGTTTTCCAGGATTGGCTAAAACCTATAATTTAGATTTTGCTCAATCACCCCAAATTATGGATTTAGGTTTAATTTATCGGGCTTTAATTCAAAAACAAGTAGATATGATCGCTGGCAGTTCCACTGATGGGCAAATTTCTCGTTTAGACTTGGTAGTGCTAAAGGATGATAAACAGTATTTTCCTCCTTATGAAGCAGTACCCCTTGTGCGACAAGCAACTTTAAAAAAATATCCCCAATTAAAAACAGCGATCGCTCAAATTGCTGGTAAAATTTCCGCAGATGAAATGCAGCATTTAAATTATTTAGTTGAGGGCGAATTTCGTAAAATCGAAGATGTTGTGAGGGAGTTTCGCAAAATAAAAAATCTCTAA
- a CDS encoding ATP-binding cassette domain-containing protein, whose protein sequence is MQQDQQITIEFHDVTFSRDRRPLVSNLNFSICQGEALVLLGRSGSGKTTTMKLINRLLTPTQGEVLFNGIPTTGWDEIKLRRKIGYVIQETGLFPHFTVERNVGLVPTLEAWQPKQIKTRVYELLHLVGLEPTQFAGRYPHELSGGQRQRVGVARALAADPPVLLMDEPFGALDPITRLELQQEFRRLQKELGKTVVFVTHDIQEAFVLASRIGLMYGGELIVLATKDEFMRSQHPESVAFLACLRSLQDNL, encoded by the coding sequence ATGCAACAAGATCAGCAAATCACTATAGAATTTCATGATGTCACCTTTAGCCGCGATCGCCGCCCTTTAGTATCAAATCTCAACTTTTCCATCTGCCAAGGAGAAGCACTGGTATTACTCGGACGCAGTGGTAGCGGCAAAACTACGACAATGAAATTAATCAATCGTCTCTTGACACCTACCCAAGGTGAAGTATTATTTAATGGCATTCCCACAACTGGGTGGGATGAAATTAAACTGCGGCGCAAGATTGGTTATGTAATTCAAGAAACTGGTTTATTTCCCCATTTTACTGTGGAACGTAATGTAGGTTTAGTTCCGACTTTAGAAGCTTGGCAACCGAAACAAATTAAAACACGGGTTTATGAATTATTACATTTGGTAGGCTTAGAACCGACACAATTTGCTGGGCGTTATCCCCATGAACTGTCGGGAGGACAAAGACAACGGGTAGGAGTAGCTAGGGCATTAGCAGCAGATCCGCCAGTGTTATTGATGGATGAACCTTTTGGCGCACTTGATCCGATTACGCGGCTAGAATTGCAACAAGAGTTTCGGCGGTTACAAAAAGAATTAGGTAAGACGGTGGTATTTGTCACCCATGATATCCAAGAAGCTTTTGTTTTAGCGTCAAGAATTGGTTTAATGTATGGGGGAGAGTTGATTGTATTAGCTACAAAAGATGAATTTATGCGATCGCAACATCCAGAAAGCGTTGCTTTTCTTGCATGTCTGCGTTCTCTGCAAGACAACTTATGA
- a CDS encoding phytochelatin synthase family protein: MKSLKIKTIQTFIKFLLLGSSLTTGSVLAQTLPLTPSLINFNSDEGEKLLIESRSREDFFPLSTQFITQNNQAYCGVASIVMILNSLQIPAPEAPQYKPYRVFTQDNFFSNEQTKKVLTADVVARQGMTLEELGKLIASYDVKVKVYHAADTNFEEFRKLAAENLKQPGNYVVVNYLRKEIGQEKGGHISPLAAYNQQTDRFLIMDVSRYKYPPVWVKAKDLWKAMATTDTSSGKSRGFIFVSKI, encoded by the coding sequence ATGAAAAGTCTCAAAATCAAGACTATTCAAACATTTATTAAATTTCTGCTCCTTGGTAGTAGTTTGACTACTGGAAGCGTCTTAGCTCAGACTTTACCCCTTACTCCTAGCTTGATTAATTTCAACTCAGACGAAGGTGAAAAGTTATTGATTGAAAGTCGTTCGAGAGAAGATTTTTTTCCTCTCAGCACGCAATTTATCACACAAAATAATCAGGCTTATTGTGGAGTTGCCAGTATTGTCATGATCCTCAATAGCTTGCAAATTCCAGCACCAGAAGCACCACAATATAAGCCATATCGAGTGTTTACCCAAGACAACTTTTTTAGCAATGAGCAAACTAAAAAAGTACTAACTGCTGATGTTGTTGCTCGTCAAGGTATGACTTTAGAAGAACTAGGAAAATTAATTGCCAGTTATGATGTCAAAGTGAAGGTTTATCATGCTGCTGATACCAACTTTGAAGAGTTTCGCAAACTCGCAGCCGAAAACTTAAAACAACCAGGAAACTACGTTGTAGTTAACTATTTACGCAAAGAAATTGGTCAAGAAAAAGGTGGGCATATCTCTCCCCTTGCCGCTTATAATCAGCAGACAGACAGATTTTTAATTATGGATGTTTCTCGTTATAAATATCCACCTGTTTGGGTTAAGGCAAAAGATTTATGGAAGGCAATGGCTACTACTGATACCAGTTCAGGTAAGTCACGGGGATTTATCTTTGTGAGTAAGATATAG
- a CDS encoding ABC transporter permease, with protein sequence MKDFFLVKYGPEIFQHTLEHLFLVGIAIGIAVIVGIPLGILITRKTNLRQPILGIANVLQTIPSLALFGLLIPVPIIGGIGVVPAIVTLTLYSFLPIIRNTYTGITGVDPAIREAGKGMGMTDRQLLLQVEIPLAMGVILAGVRVATVIAIGIATIAAAIGAGGLGIFIFRGIAVVNNQLILAGAVPAAVIALTADLGIGWLEKKLKVKN encoded by the coding sequence ATGAAAGACTTCTTCTTAGTTAAGTACGGCCCAGAAATTTTTCAGCATACGCTGGAACACTTATTTTTGGTAGGCATCGCCATTGGAATCGCTGTAATTGTAGGGATTCCACTGGGTATTTTGATTACACGCAAAACTAATCTTCGCCAACCTATTTTAGGTATTGCCAATGTCCTGCAAACAATTCCTAGTTTGGCACTGTTTGGTTTACTAATACCAGTACCGATCATTGGCGGTATTGGCGTAGTCCCAGCAATTGTAACCCTGACTTTATACTCTTTTTTGCCGATTATCCGTAACACTTATACCGGAATTACTGGTGTAGATCCAGCGATTCGGGAAGCTGGCAAGGGGATGGGAATGACAGATAGACAGTTATTGTTACAAGTAGAGATTCCCTTGGCAATGGGTGTAATTTTGGCAGGGGTGCGGGTAGCTACAGTGATTGCTATTGGAATTGCAACTATTGCAGCGGCGATTGGTGCTGGTGGTTTAGGAATATTTATTTTTCGTGGTATTGCCGTAGTCAATAATCAATTAATTTTAGCTGGGGCTGTGCCGGCAGCGGTAATTGCATTAACTGCTGATTTAGGAATTGGTTGGCTGGAGAAAAAATTAAAAGTTAAAAATTAA
- the hisC gene encoding histidinol-phosphate transaminase, whose amino-acid sequence MSNYFRSHVDAMAGYVPGEQPPAGTAIIKLNSNENAYPPSPAALAVLQNIDGEWLRRYPEPFGEKFRQAISQVLGVPSDWIIVGNGSDEVLNLVMRACAEPGRQVVYPMPTYVLYRTLTQMQSAEIVEIPYNQDYSLPLAELIAANGSVTFIASPNSPSGHIVPIDDLRQLATQLSGILVIDEAYVDFAEENALALVKDCENVIVIRTLSKGYSLAGLRLGFGVANPQLLHGLFKVKDSYNIDAIACAVGAAAILDQTYKNACVVKIRASRTQLATDLKQLGFHVWPSQTNFLLAQPPQKNAEYLYQKLKEQGILVRYFRQPGLDNKLRITVGTESQNQTLVTALSNLLK is encoded by the coding sequence ATGAGCAACTACTTTCGTTCCCATGTTGATGCAATGGCTGGCTATGTCCCTGGTGAACAGCCTCCAGCCGGGACAGCGATTATTAAACTCAACAGCAACGAGAATGCCTATCCTCCCTCCCCAGCGGCACTAGCTGTGCTACAGAATATTGACGGGGAGTGGTTGCGGCGCTATCCAGAACCGTTTGGGGAAAAATTCCGCCAAGCTATCAGTCAAGTTTTAGGAGTGCCTAGTGATTGGATTATTGTAGGCAATGGTAGCGATGAAGTTTTAAACTTGGTGATGCGAGCCTGTGCAGAACCGGGACGACAAGTAGTCTACCCAATGCCAACTTACGTGCTGTATCGCACATTAACCCAGATGCAGTCCGCAGAGATTGTGGAGATTCCCTATAATCAAGATTACAGCTTACCTTTAGCAGAATTAATTGCTGCCAATGGTTCTGTAACATTTATTGCGTCACCTAATAGTCCATCAGGGCATATCGTACCTATAGATGATCTGCGGCAGCTAGCAACTCAATTATCGGGAATTTTAGTAATTGATGAAGCATACGTGGATTTTGCCGAAGAAAATGCCTTAGCTTTAGTTAAAGATTGCGAAAATGTGATTGTGATTAGGACACTTTCTAAAGGTTACTCTTTGGCAGGATTGCGGCTGGGATTTGGGGTGGCGAATCCGCAACTGCTGCATGGATTATTTAAAGTTAAAGATAGTTATAACATTGATGCGATCGCCTGTGCAGTTGGAGCAGCTGCTATTCTTGACCAAACTTATAAAAATGCTTGTGTAGTCAAGATTAGAGCATCACGAACTCAGTTAGCAACCGACTTAAAACAATTAGGTTTCCATGTTTGGCCATCCCAAACCAACTTTTTACTAGCACAGCCTCCCCAAAAAAATGCAGAATATCTCTATCAAAAGCTAAAGGAACAAGGAATTTTAGTCCGCTACTTTCGGCAGCCAGGATTGGATAATAAATTACGCATCACTGTTGGTACTGAGTCACAAAATCAAACCTTAGTAACAGCGCTGAGTAATTTGCTCAAGTAA
- a CDS encoding alpha/beta hydrolase: MFQNEADMMDSPDKKNLIDNQSYKIYEFQKRDRENISGYLVVSTAQLNVESEEDNYNRNLTRVTHQEFFNINYGEAELSTKAMIEKISQELESSAEPEIVINIHGYSSTPSDTEIGCKKIYDYVNTNIRQPNKYIFIGYRWPSENPVQKDESGSFGQKLLNAFSSLPTLLAINLGLGLIISIASTIFLLFFSFVGQIAVEIFTLMLILFGMISSIIFTLIVLRLSAYFRDVYRASNYGVIDLVEFLRQLDVTVKLFTNKRIKLSFISHSMGSFVITNVIRILSDVFDVKSVNKKPDSDIGNIFRLGRLILVAPDIPVETILPGRANFLRSCLRRCEEAYIFCNEGDLALRFNSTAANYFSFPARTRISGYRLGNITAKHFNNKNDSEGYLPRYGVINLSRQNSNKGYSLDNPYKYLEIRSSSKEHRSLEEITPISEQEIQPADLFTYFDCTDYQDERSKKIGIVSRAIKKPALNFGDYILLNWAFIRKSINNRDPQGVDTHTGYFEGSFSQKAIYELAFLGFDGFLKSLLIEGEDSEKIYGFSEKCQEKQMQVILAPQIHQQKDRE, translated from the coding sequence ATGTTCCAAAATGAAGCAGACATGATGGACTCTCCTGACAAAAAGAATTTAATAGATAATCAATCGTATAAAATTTATGAATTTCAAAAAAGGGATCGAGAAAACATTTCCGGTTATCTAGTGGTGAGTACTGCTCAACTAAATGTTGAGTCAGAAGAAGATAATTATAATAGGAATTTGACAAGAGTTACTCATCAAGAATTTTTTAATATTAATTATGGAGAGGCTGAACTTTCAACCAAAGCCATGATTGAGAAGATTTCTCAAGAGTTAGAATCAAGTGCCGAACCAGAAATCGTGATCAATATTCATGGGTATAGTTCTACGCCATCAGATACAGAAATAGGCTGTAAAAAGATTTATGATTATGTAAATACAAATATTCGGCAGCCAAATAAGTATATTTTTATAGGATATAGATGGCCATCGGAAAATCCCGTACAAAAAGATGAGTCTGGGTCTTTTGGACAAAAATTACTCAATGCATTTTCTTCTTTACCAACTTTACTAGCTATCAACTTGGGTTTAGGATTAATAATTAGTATAGCATCTACAATATTTTTACTATTTTTCAGCTTTGTAGGTCAGATAGCAGTTGAGATTTTTACATTGATGTTAATTTTATTCGGCATGATATCTTCAATTATTTTTACATTAATTGTTTTGAGATTATCTGCTTATTTTCGTGATGTTTATAGAGCAAGTAATTATGGAGTGATAGATTTAGTTGAATTTCTCAGACAGCTTGATGTTACTGTAAAGTTATTTACCAATAAACGCATTAAATTATCTTTTATTAGCCATAGTATGGGGAGTTTTGTAATTACAAATGTAATTCGGATTCTTTCTGATGTTTTTGATGTTAAATCTGTGAACAAAAAACCAGATTCTGATATTGGTAATATATTTCGTTTAGGCAGACTTATACTAGTTGCACCTGATATTCCTGTAGAAACCATTTTACCAGGACGTGCTAACTTTCTTCGTTCTTGCTTACGTCGCTGCGAAGAAGCTTATATATTTTGTAATGAAGGAGATTTAGCATTAAGATTTAATTCTACTGCGGCAAATTATTTTAGTTTCCCAGCAAGAACTCGTATTAGTGGTTATAGGCTTGGTAATATCACAGCTAAACATTTTAACAACAAAAATGATTCAGAAGGATATCTGCCAAGATATGGAGTTATTAATTTATCCAGACAAAACTCTAATAAAGGTTATAGTCTTGATAATCCTTATAAATATTTAGAAATTCGTTCTTCTAGTAAGGAGCATAGAAGCCTTGAAGAAATAACTCCAATTTCCGAACAAGAGATACAACCCGCAGATTTATTTACATATTTTGATTGTACAGATTATCAAGATGAGCGCAGTAAAAAAATAGGAATTGTCAGTCGTGCTATCAAAAAGCCAGCTCTGAATTTTGGAGATTATATTCTACTAAATTGGGCATTTATTCGGAAGTCTATTAATAATAGAGATCCTCAAGGAGTTGATACCCATACTGGCTATTTTGAAGGTAGTTTCAGCCAAAAAGCTATTTATGAATTAGCGTTTTTAGGATTTGATGGTTTTTTGAAATCTTTATTAATTGAGGGTGAGGATTCAGAAAAAATATATGGTTTTTCTGAAAAGTGCCAAGAAAAACAAATGCAAGTAATTCTTGCACCGCAAATTCATCAACAAAAAGATAGGGAATAA
- a CDS encoding glutathione S-transferase family protein, producing the protein MLQPLFLRLCLVSSAIAFILSPFQPLFALTLPKQNSQQPSKLKPHNTNSAKLKLYGGLKTRTPLVQWYLEELGVDYDYVSLDISANEQRQPEFLAINPMGKVPAIVDGDLKLWESGAILLYLAEKYQQMPQSLAERAKTTQWVIFANATLAPALFSPDKRQKEMPRLLTPINQILQKQSFILGEKLSAADIAIASYLYYAKLLVPLDLKEYPEVVKYLDRMAARLTFKKTMGKR; encoded by the coding sequence ATGTTGCAACCTCTATTTCTGAGATTGTGTTTAGTTAGTAGTGCGATCGCCTTTATTTTGTCACCGTTCCAACCTCTTTTTGCTTTAACATTGCCAAAGCAAAATTCTCAACAACCTTCTAAACTCAAACCTCACAACACAAATTCAGCAAAGTTAAAACTTTACGGTGGACTAAAAACGCGCACTCCGCTAGTACAGTGGTACTTAGAAGAGTTAGGCGTTGACTATGACTATGTTTCTCTTGATATTAGTGCCAACGAACAGCGTCAGCCGGAATTTTTAGCTATTAATCCTATGGGTAAAGTTCCTGCAATTGTGGATGGCGACTTAAAACTGTGGGAATCTGGAGCTATTTTGCTTTATTTAGCGGAAAAATATCAACAAATGCCGCAATCGCTAGCAGAACGGGCAAAAACTACACAGTGGGTGATTTTTGCCAATGCGACTCTTGCTCCGGCTTTATTTTCACCAGATAAACGCCAGAAAGAAATGCCTCGCTTACTAACACCAATTAATCAAATTTTGCAAAAACAATCTTTTATTTTAGGTGAAAAATTGAGTGCGGCAGATATTGCGATCGCTTCGTATTTGTATTATGCAAAATTACTTGTACCGCTTGACTTGAAAGAATATCCAGAAGTTGTAAAATATCTGGATAGAATGGCTGCCAGACTGACTTTTAAAAAAACAATGGGCAAGCGTTAA
- a CDS encoding sulfite exporter TauE/SafE family protein, with translation MLDLLLITILGFLGSFGHCFGMCGPLTVAFSLSHQQKTPQQSSLDNSVSWQQQLKFHILLNLGRMLSYALVGAGIGALGSAFIKSGQLAGVGSDFRRVIAVVTGVMLIWFGLGQVKPNWLPRIPLLHPLLQKSLHDRLSTGMIKLSFKTKWWTPILLGMTWGLMPCGFLYIAQIKAAETGNLWMSTATMLAFGLGTLPTMLGVGVSTSLVSKDRRSQLFRLGGWVTLTIGTITLLRTGDTMVDYTGHAALICLILALIARPISSLWASPLRYRRALGVGAFVLSVVHTTHMIEHSLQWNFAALFFLPIDFQWSMAAGAVALILMTPAAFTSWESLQKSLGKRWRQIHLLSVPALLLSVIHAVLIGSHYLGSGQSTWGNKLAVVLLGIATFSVLLVRSRFFWSKLSVEKFYVPPTKSR, from the coding sequence ATGTTAGATTTGTTGCTGATCACAATCCTAGGGTTCTTAGGCAGTTTTGGGCATTGCTTTGGGATGTGTGGTCCTCTAACAGTGGCGTTTTCTTTGTCTCATCAGCAAAAGACTCCACAACAATCTTCCTTAGACAATTCTGTATCTTGGCAACAGCAATTAAAATTTCATATCCTGCTCAACCTGGGGCGGATGTTGAGTTATGCTCTAGTTGGCGCTGGTATCGGGGCATTAGGTTCAGCTTTCATAAAAAGTGGACAACTAGCGGGTGTTGGCAGTGACTTTCGCCGCGTCATCGCTGTTGTTACTGGTGTAATGCTGATTTGGTTTGGGTTGGGACAAGTAAAACCCAATTGGTTGCCTCGGATTCCTCTATTACATCCTTTATTACAAAAAAGTTTACACGATCGCCTGAGTACAGGCATGATTAAACTTTCTTTCAAAACCAAATGGTGGACACCAATACTTTTGGGGATGACTTGGGGTTTGATGCCTTGTGGTTTTTTGTATATTGCTCAAATCAAAGCCGCCGAAACTGGTAACTTGTGGATGAGTACAGCAACCATGCTGGCTTTTGGTTTGGGAACTTTACCTACTATGCTGGGTGTAGGTGTCTCGACTTCGTTAGTAAGTAAAGATAGGCGTAGTCAATTATTTCGCTTAGGTGGTTGGGTTACACTCACCATCGGCACGATTACCTTGCTGCGGACTGGTGACACAATGGTAGATTACACCGGACATGCTGCATTGATTTGTTTGATATTAGCGCTAATTGCTCGTCCTATCAGCAGCTTATGGGCTTCGCCTCTACGTTACCGCCGCGCTTTGGGAGTGGGAGCCTTTGTACTTTCTGTGGTTCATACCACCCACATGATTGAACATTCCCTGCAATGGAATTTTGCCGCTTTGTTTTTCTTGCCAATAGACTTTCAGTGGAGTATGGCTGCGGGTGCTGTAGCATTAATATTAATGACCCCCGCGGCTTTTACAAGTTGGGAATCATTGCAAAAATCCTTAGGCAAGCGTTGGCGACAAATTCATTTATTGAGCGTGCCAGCTTTGCTTTTGAGTGTCATTCATGCTGTGTTGATTGGTTCCCATTATCTGGGTTCTGGACAATCAACTTGGGGGAATAAATTAGCAGTTGTACTGCTGGGAATTGCCACTTTTAGTGTATTGCTGGTACGTTCGCGTTTTTTTTGGTCAAAGTTAAGCGTAGAAAAGTTTTATGTTCCCCCAACTAAATCGCGGTAA
- a CDS encoding M20/M25/M40 family metallo-hydrolase — MKKWIWLVLFVLVAIAVVNSRGTVKSAFFEQRPSPEIVESIPAAKPQPQIQEINNTPQVSTDQLLAHIQKLNFQRYTTTERSLTRTYITTELQKFGWKPQLEKFTGGVNIFAERQGTDKAAGAILVAAHYDTVAFSPGADDNASGVAVVLEVARLFGSLSTPRTLQLTFFDQEETGLLGSKAFVTKTARLQKLRGVIVMDMVGYACYTVGCQQYPPGLPITPPSDKGDFLAVVGDIEHLPLLNTFQNSQTLPQVLRVPIPLKGLLTPDTLRSDHAPFWYQGVGAVLVTDTANLRTPHYHQPSDVPATIERSFFTGSAQIVVNATTKLLKENVILKTQPPN; from the coding sequence ATGAAAAAATGGATTTGGCTAGTGCTGTTTGTACTAGTGGCAATTGCCGTGGTAAATAGTAGGGGTACTGTCAAAAGTGCGTTTTTTGAGCAGCGTCCTTCGCCAGAAATTGTAGAGAGTATTCCAGCGGCTAAGCCTCAACCACAGATACAAGAAATAAACAATACACCACAAGTGTCTACTGACCAGCTATTAGCTCACATCCAAAAATTGAATTTTCAACGCTACACAACAACCGAGCGATCGCTTACTCGCACTTATATCACAACTGAACTGCAAAAATTCGGTTGGAAACCTCAATTAGAAAAGTTTACTGGTGGCGTTAATATTTTTGCCGAACGACAGGGAACCGACAAAGCAGCAGGAGCAATTCTCGTTGCTGCACATTACGATACTGTGGCTTTTTCTCCCGGTGCAGATGACAATGCCAGTGGTGTAGCTGTAGTGCTAGAAGTTGCCCGACTTTTTGGTTCTCTATCCACTCCAAGGACTTTGCAGTTAACTTTTTTTGATCAAGAAGAAACAGGACTTTTAGGTAGTAAAGCTTTTGTTACCAAGACAGCACGGCTGCAAAAATTACGCGGAGTCATAGTTATGGATATGGTGGGTTACGCTTGCTACACTGTTGGATGTCAGCAGTATCCCCCAGGACTACCTATTACTCCACCCAGTGACAAGGGCGACTTTTTAGCAGTAGTTGGAGATATAGAACATTTACCTTTACTGAATACTTTTCAAAACTCACAGACTCTACCACAAGTCTTAAGAGTGCCTATTCCTCTCAAAGGTTTACTGACACCCGACACCCTACGTAGTGACCATGCCCCATTTTGGTATCAAGGGGTGGGTGCAGTGCTAGTAACAGATACAGCGAATCTGCGTACTCCCCATTATCATCAACCTAGTGATGTTCCTGCAACCATTGAGCGATCGTTTTTTACCGGGTCAGCGCAGATTGTAGTTAATGCTACCACTAAGTTGTTAAAAGAAAACGTGATCTTGAAAACTCAACCACCAAATTGA
- a CDS encoding DUF4336 domain-containing protein has product MGHKPKEKRQPESMQSSTNSQDWLWPFWPALPLYPYSQRRTLCLEIVKDTIWTFEQLHGILYTIVPIRMTVIKLEAGGLFVYAPVAPTIECIRLVKELVAKHGDVKYIILPTSSGLEHKIFVGPFARCFSQAQVFIAPHQWSFPLTLPLSWLGFPQKRTQVLPEDSSQAPFADEFEYAVLDIDLGRGSFAEVAVFHKRSHTLLLTDSILSVPEDPPAINQLDPYPLLFHARNNASEAIEDNQLNRRQGWQRISLFAVFFRPSVLKITGLGQMFCDALKAPQKSLKAYCGLFPFRWQDNWKQSFDALRGGGRPFVAPILQVLILPQAPQQVLNWVDKVATWNFQQIIPCHFDSPIKANPHQFQQAFNFLKRQFSISGDSVVNETQPLLEQDMRFIKELEAGLVKCGIATPVDL; this is encoded by the coding sequence ATGGGGCATAAACCAAAAGAAAAACGACAACCAGAATCGATGCAATCTAGTACTAATTCTCAAGATTGGTTATGGCCGTTTTGGCCTGCTTTACCACTTTATCCCTACAGTCAACGTCGTACACTTTGCTTAGAAATTGTTAAGGATACTATTTGGACATTTGAGCAGTTGCACGGCATTCTCTATACCATCGTGCCAATTCGGATGACTGTAATTAAGCTAGAAGCAGGCGGGCTTTTTGTTTATGCACCTGTAGCACCAACCATTGAATGTATTCGTTTAGTTAAGGAGTTGGTTGCCAAGCACGGAGATGTTAAGTACATCATTTTGCCGACAAGTTCTGGTTTAGAACACAAAATATTTGTCGGTCCTTTCGCTAGATGCTTTTCTCAAGCACAAGTATTCATTGCACCGCATCAATGGAGTTTTCCACTAACTTTGCCCCTGAGTTGGCTAGGTTTTCCTCAAAAACGCACCCAAGTACTTCCAGAAGATAGTAGTCAAGCACCTTTTGCTGATGAGTTTGAATATGCTGTATTAGACATTGATTTGGGGCGAGGATCTTTTGCAGAAGTTGCAGTTTTTCACAAGCGATCGCACACTCTACTCTTAACGGATAGTATATTATCTGTACCAGAAGATCCACCCGCAATTAACCAACTAGATCCCTATCCTTTATTGTTTCATGCCAGAAACAATGCTTCTGAAGCGATTGAGGATAATCAACTTAACCGTCGCCAGGGATGGCAACGCATTTCCTTATTTGCAGTTTTCTTTCGTCCCAGCGTACTAAAAATTACAGGTTTGGGGCAAATGTTTTGTGATGCTCTCAAAGCGCCACAAAAGTCACTCAAGGCTTACTGCGGTTTATTTCCATTTCGATGGCAAGATAACTGGAAACAGTCTTTTGATGCCTTACGAGGTGGAGGTCGTCCATTTGTAGCACCGATTCTACAAGTTTTAATTCTTCCCCAAGCGCCACAGCAAGTACTTAACTGGGTAGACAAGGTCGCTACTTGGAATTTCCAGCAGATTATTCCCTGTCACTTTGACTCGCCAATAAAGGCAAATCCTCATCAATTCCAGCAAGCATTCAATTTTCTCAAGCGACAATTTTCTATAAGTGGTGACTCTGTTGTTAATGAAACTCAACCTTTGTTAGAGCAAGATATGAGATTCATTAAAGAATTGGAAGCAGGACTAGTTAAATGCGGTATTGCTACTCCAGTAGACCTCTGA
- a CDS encoding GNAT family N-acetyltransferase, whose protein sequence is MSANEIYLRPAQETDAWALSAIHITAIKALPATFYTEKELLAWRNYREKPDGSNILKSMKVENFWVAVKGDIITGFASFIIDELIGLYVHPHYQGQGIGRALVQHFCNEAAAQDIDKVITTASLYAEGFYLRLGFTAIKKVPHQLRRQIFVPVTKMSKLLNQ, encoded by the coding sequence ATGAGTGCTAACGAAATATATCTCCGACCTGCCCAAGAAACAGATGCATGGGCGCTGAGTGCAATTCATATTACTGCCATCAAGGCTTTACCTGCAACTTTCTATACCGAAAAAGAACTATTAGCTTGGCGCAATTACCGCGAAAAGCCTGATGGTTCAAATATTTTAAAGAGTATGAAAGTAGAAAATTTCTGGGTAGCTGTTAAAGGCGATATTATTACAGGATTTGCTAGCTTTATTATTGATGAATTAATTGGGCTTTACGTTCATCCTCATTATCAAGGCCAGGGAATTGGACGCGCTTTAGTTCAACATTTTTGCAACGAGGCTGCTGCTCAAGATATAGATAAAGTAATTACTACTGCTAGCCTTTATGCTGAAGGATTTTATTTACGATTAGGATTTACTGCTATTAAAAAAGTGCCTCATCAATTGAGAAGACAAATATTTGTTCCAGTTACTAAGATGAGTAAGTTATTAAATCAGTGA